The following coding sequences are from one Streptomyces dengpaensis window:
- the ftsW gene encoding putative lipid II flippase FtsW, whose translation MPSSRTGRPPVQRAARRPAVTRTPRDNPVRRAYTRARKAWDRPLTAYYLILGGSLLITVLGLVMVYSASQITALQLSLPGSYFFRKQFLAAAIGGLLLLVASRMPVKLHRALAYPMLAGAVFLMVLVQVPGIGVAINGNQNWISLGGSFQLQPSEFGKLALVLWGADLIARKEDKRLLTQWKHMLVPLVPMTFLLLGLIMLGGDMGTAIILTAILFGLLWLAGAPTRLFVGVLSIAAAIGILLIKTSPNRMARFSCIGATEPGSGVTSCWQAVHGIYALASGGLFGSGLGASVEKWGQLPEAHTDFIFAVTGEELGLAGTLSVLALFAALGYAGIRVAGRTEDPFVRYAAGGVTTWITAQAVINIGAVLGLLPIAGVPLPLFSYGGSALLPTMFAIGLLIAFARDEPAARAALAMRQPRFGRKRAAVRGSMGAAGPRRWNTMRRRAAARSSGER comes from the coding sequence ATGCCCAGTAGCCGTACCGGCCGGCCTCCCGTACAGCGGGCCGCCCGGCGGCCCGCCGTCACGCGGACGCCACGCGACAACCCCGTACGCCGCGCCTACACCCGTGCCCGCAAGGCCTGGGACCGGCCGCTGACCGCCTACTACCTGATCCTCGGCGGCAGTCTGCTGATCACCGTGCTCGGCCTGGTGATGGTGTACTCGGCGTCGCAGATCACGGCGCTGCAGCTGTCCCTGCCCGGGTCGTACTTCTTCCGCAAGCAGTTCCTCGCCGCCGCGATCGGCGGTCTGCTCCTGCTCGTCGCCTCGCGGATGCCGGTGAAGCTGCACCGGGCGCTGGCGTATCCGATGCTGGCCGGCGCGGTCTTCCTGATGGTCCTGGTGCAGGTGCCCGGGATAGGGGTCGCGATCAACGGCAACCAGAACTGGATCTCCCTGGGCGGCTCCTTCCAGCTCCAGCCCAGCGAGTTCGGCAAGCTCGCCCTTGTGCTCTGGGGGGCCGACCTGATCGCCCGCAAGGAGGACAAGCGGCTGCTCACGCAGTGGAAGCACATGCTCGTGCCGCTCGTCCCGATGACGTTCCTGCTGCTCGGGCTGATCATGCTCGGTGGCGACATGGGCACGGCGATCATCCTCACCGCGATCCTGTTCGGACTGCTGTGGCTGGCGGGCGCGCCGACGCGGCTGTTCGTCGGCGTGCTGTCGATCGCCGCCGCGATCGGGATCCTTCTCATCAAGACCAGCCCCAACCGCATGGCCCGGTTCTCCTGCATCGGCGCCACCGAACCCGGTTCGGGCGTCACCTCGTGCTGGCAGGCCGTGCACGGCATCTACGCGCTCGCCTCCGGCGGACTCTTCGGATCCGGACTCGGTGCGAGTGTGGAAAAATGGGGCCAACTACCCGAAGCCCACACCGACTTCATCTTCGCCGTCACCGGTGAGGAACTGGGCCTCGCGGGGACGCTGTCGGTGCTCGCCCTCTTCGCGGCTCTAGGCTATGCGGGTATCCGCGTGGCCGGACGCACGGAGGACCCCTTCGTGAGGTATGCCGCGGGAGGCGTGACCACCTGGATCACGGCCCAGGCCGTGATCAACATCGGTGCGGTGCTCGGTCTGCTGCCGATCGCCGGTGTCCCGCTCCCGCTGTTCTCCTACGGGGGTTCCGCCCTGCTGCCGACCATGTTCGCCATCGGGCTGCTGATCGCCTTCGCGCGTGACGAGCCCGCTGCGCGGGCGGCCCTTGCGATGCGGCAACCTCGCTTTGGTAGAAAGCGGGCTGCGGTGAGAGGCTCCATGGGGGCCGCGGGGCCTCGGAGATGGAACACGATGCGACGACGCGCCGCGGCGCGTTCGTCCGGAGAGCGGTGA
- the murG gene encoding undecaprenyldiphospho-muramoylpentapeptide beta-N-acetylglucosaminyltransferase, translated as MHVVLAGGGTAGHIEPALALADALRRQDPTVGITALGTERGLETRLVPERGYELALIPAVPLPRKPTPELITVPGRLRGTIKAAEQVLERTKADAVVGFGGYVALPGYLAAKRLGVPIVIHEANARPGLANKIGSRYAARVAVSTPDSKLRDARYIGIPLRRSIATLDRAAVRPEARAAFGLDPALPTLLVSGGSQGARRLNEVVQQAAPYLQQAGIQILHAVGPKNELPQVHQMPGMPPYIPVPYVDRMDLAYAAADMMLCRAGAMTVAELSAVGLPAAYVPLPIGNGEQRLNAQPVVKAGGGLLVDDAELTPQWVQQNVLPVLADPHRLYEMSRAASEFGRRDADDLLVGMVYEAIASRHH; from the coding sequence GTGCATGTCGTACTCGCCGGCGGGGGGACCGCCGGCCACATCGAGCCCGCGCTCGCCCTCGCGGACGCCCTGCGCAGGCAGGACCCGACCGTGGGGATCACGGCCCTGGGCACGGAACGCGGACTTGAGACCCGACTCGTACCCGAGCGCGGCTACGAACTCGCGCTGATCCCTGCCGTCCCGCTGCCGCGCAAGCCCACGCCCGAGCTGATCACCGTCCCCGGGCGGCTGCGCGGCACGATCAAGGCGGCCGAGCAGGTCCTGGAGCGCACCAAGGCGGACGCGGTCGTCGGCTTCGGCGGCTATGTCGCCCTGCCCGGCTACCTCGCGGCCAAGCGCCTGGGCGTGCCGATCGTCATCCACGAGGCCAACGCCCGCCCGGGCCTGGCCAACAAGATCGGTTCGCGGTACGCGGCCCGGGTCGCCGTCTCGACGCCCGACAGCAAGCTCCGTGACGCCCGCTACATCGGCATCCCGCTGCGCCGCTCCATCGCCACCCTCGACCGGGCCGCCGTACGCCCCGAGGCGCGCGCCGCGTTCGGGCTCGACCCCGCGCTGCCGACGCTGCTCGTGTCGGGCGGCTCGCAGGGTGCCCGGCGCCTCAACGAGGTGGTCCAGCAGGCGGCTCCGTACCTCCAGCAGGCGGGCATCCAGATCCTGCACGCGGTCGGCCCGAAGAACGAACTGCCGCAGGTGCACCAGATGCCGGGTATGCCCCCGTACATCCCGGTGCCGTACGTGGACCGGATGGACCTCGCGTATGCCGCGGCCGACATGATGCTCTGCCGCGCGGGCGCGATGACCGTCGCCGAACTCTCCGCCGTCGGGCTGCCCGCCGCGTACGTCCCGCTGCCCATCGGCAACGGCGAACAGCGGCTCAACGCCCAGCCGGTGGTCAAGGCCGGCGGCGGACTGCTGGTCGACGACGCGGAACTCACACCCCAGTGGGTGCAGCAGAACGTGCTGCCCGTGCTCGCCGATCCGCACCGGCTGTACGAGATGTCCCGGGCCGCCAGTGAGTTCGGCCGCCGGGACGCCGACGACCTGCTCGTCGGCATGGTGTACGAGGCGATCGCCTCGCGTCACCACTAG
- a CDS encoding cell division protein FtsQ/DivIB gives MAGATTAERGERQKPESDPPRPPRLGWLRRPRTLIILLIAGVLAGAASVWVLYGSPWLRAERVSASGMRVLTAEQVREAADVPVGSPLISVDTGAIAERLRGKLPRIDSVDVVRSWPHGIGLKVTERTPVLMVEKGAKFIEVDANGVRFATVSVAPKGVPTLELSVSPSAGSRRFGTDRLVREAVRVARDIPAAVARDTRTLKVRSFDSISLELKGGRTVDWGSGEKGRAKARTLTALMKAAPKARHFDVSVPTAPASSGS, from the coding sequence GTGGCCGGAGCTACCACCGCCGAGCGCGGCGAACGGCAGAAGCCGGAGTCCGACCCGCCCCGGCCGCCCCGTCTGGGGTGGCTGCGGCGCCCTCGTACGCTCATCATCCTTTTGATCGCGGGAGTGTTGGCGGGGGCGGCTTCGGTCTGGGTCCTCTACGGCTCGCCATGGCTGCGCGCGGAACGCGTATCGGCCTCCGGGATGCGGGTGCTGACGGCCGAGCAGGTGCGAGAAGCGGCCGATGTTCCGGTCGGATCCCCGCTGATTTCCGTCGACACCGGCGCCATTGCGGAACGACTGCGCGGGAAATTGCCCCGAATTGACTCGGTTGATGTCGTCCGTTCCTGGCCGCACGGAATCGGTCTGAAAGTGACCGAACGCACTCCGGTCCTGATGGTTGAAAAAGGCGCAAAGTTCATCGAAGTGGACGCCAATGGCGTGCGATTCGCGACGGTTTCCGTTGCTCCGAAGGGCGTGCCCACACTGGAATTGTCCGTGTCCCCGTCGGCGGGGTCGCGCCGCTTCGGCACCGACCGGCTGGTGCGCGAGGCGGTGCGCGTCGCCCGTGACATTCCGGCCGCCGTCGCCCGTGACACTCGTACCCTCAAGGTCCGTTCCTTCGACTCCATCTCGCTGGAGTTGAAGGGCGGCCGCACCGTCGACTGGGGCAGCGGAGAGAAGGGCCGCGCGAAGGCCAGGACACTCACCGCACTCATGAAAGCCGCCCCCAAGGCCCGGCACTTCGACGTGAGCGTCCCCACCGCCCCTGCGTCATCGGGGAGTTGA
- the ftsZ gene encoding cell division protein FtsZ: MAAPQNYLAVIKVIGVGGGGVNAINRMIEVGLKGVEFIAINTDAQALLMSDADVKLDVGRELTRGLGAGANPAVGRKAAEDHREEIEEVLKGADMVFVTAGEGGGTGTGGAPVVANIARSLGALTIGVVTRPFTFEGRRRANQAEDGIAELREEVDTLIVIPNDRLLSISDRQVSVLDAFKSADQVLLSGVQGITDLITTPGLINLDFADVKSVMSEAGSALMGIGSARGDDRAVAAAEMAISSPLLEASIDGARGVLLSISGGSDLGLFEINEAAQLVSEAAHPEANIIFGAVIDDALGDEVRVTVIAAGFDGGQPPSKRDNILGSASAKQREEPAPVRPSESRPSFGSLGSVTPKEAPEPAAPEPVNELPVSPPVPPSRSYSDSAAEELDVPDFLK; the protein is encoded by the coding sequence GTGGCAGCACCGCAGAACTACCTCGCAGTCATCAAAGTCATCGGTGTCGGCGGCGGTGGTGTCAATGCCATCAACCGGATGATCGAGGTCGGTCTCAAGGGTGTCGAGTTCATCGCCATCAACACCGACGCGCAGGCGCTGTTGATGAGCGACGCCGACGTCAAGCTCGACGTCGGCCGCGAACTTACGCGCGGACTCGGCGCCGGAGCCAACCCGGCCGTCGGCCGCAAGGCCGCCGAGGACCACCGCGAGGAGATCGAGGAAGTCCTCAAGGGGGCCGACATGGTCTTCGTGACGGCGGGCGAAGGCGGCGGCACCGGCACCGGCGGCGCGCCCGTCGTGGCCAACATCGCCCGGTCTCTCGGCGCCCTCACCATCGGCGTGGTCACGCGCCCGTTCACCTTCGAGGGGCGGCGCCGCGCCAACCAGGCCGAGGACGGCATCGCCGAGCTGCGCGAAGAGGTCGACACCCTCATCGTCATCCCGAACGACCGGCTGCTGTCCATCTCGGACCGCCAGGTCTCGGTCCTCGACGCCTTCAAGTCGGCCGACCAGGTTCTGCTCTCCGGTGTCCAGGGCATCACCGACCTCATCACCACGCCCGGTCTGATCAACCTCGACTTCGCCGACGTCAAGTCCGTGATGTCCGAGGCTGGTTCGGCGCTCATGGGCATCGGCTCCGCCCGCGGCGACGACCGCGCGGTGGCCGCGGCCGAGATGGCGATCTCCTCGCCGCTCCTCGAAGCCTCCATCGACGGCGCCCGTGGTGTGCTGCTCTCCATCTCCGGCGGCTCGGACCTCGGTCTGTTCGAGATCAACGAGGCCGCCCAGCTGGTGAGCGAGGCCGCCCACCCCGAGGCCAACATCATCTTCGGCGCGGTCATCGACGACGCCCTCGGCGACGAGGTGCGGGTCACCGTGATCGCGGCCGGTTTCGACGGCGGCCAGCCGCCGTCCAAGCGGGACAACATCCTCGGCTCGGCCTCGGCCAAGCAGCGCGAGGAGCCGGCGCCGGTACGTCCCTCCGAGAGCCGCCCGTCCTTCGGTTCGCTCGGCAGCGTCACGCCGAAGGAGGCGCCGGAGCCCGCCGCCCCGGAGCCGGTGAACGAACTGCCGGTCTCCCCGCCGGTCCCGCCGTCGCGCTCGTACTCGGACAGCGCGGCCGAGGAGCTGGACGTGCCGGACTTCCTGAAGTGA